A region of uncultured Carboxylicivirga sp. DNA encodes the following proteins:
- a CDS encoding tetratricopeptide repeat protein has protein sequence MSRLYELSDIKKSLQYATQALDEAIETDDYLLKAHAYSNLGVSFMVMGSYDKATELFLEAKTLIEVNKDFRRLVGVVLNLGAVRFMLEDMEGALEEFNEALELNNHLMAQGDSVYMRQIQIFYINIGSVYMQNKNYKAAIEYMNKAVDASLLNNDIVQLAKATNNLGEIYLLLKDYNNARKFIQEGIKHRQKINDLIGIARSNVNLVDYYIANNHLDSAVLVNKDAIGIGENLSALDILKESYEQKAKIYEQLQQFDVANEALKKFYQFKDSIQNESVIEKTTRLQMEYEYNKIEEIRKQEHFQFRIKVYLAIALLVLLLVIFVLLFFLWRSKALREIIEKDSLKKDLELKNKELTTNVMYLLKKNELITNVSNRLLTLKNKLKVEEKDTIQRIIFDLQAGADTEVWEEFELRFQQVHNDFYKNLQQQAPDLTPSELKICAFLKLNMNSKEISALIHQSIKSVEVKRSKIRKKLGLTNTDTNLVTFLNEL, from the coding sequence TTGTCAAGGTTATACGAACTATCAGATATTAAAAAATCGTTGCAATATGCTACTCAGGCACTTGATGAAGCGATAGAAACTGATGATTATCTTCTTAAAGCTCATGCTTATAGTAATTTAGGTGTTTCATTTATGGTTATGGGTTCATACGATAAGGCAACCGAACTATTCTTAGAAGCAAAGACGCTGATTGAAGTAAACAAGGATTTTAGACGATTAGTTGGTGTAGTTTTAAATCTTGGTGCAGTCCGGTTTATGCTTGAGGACATGGAGGGAGCATTAGAAGAATTCAATGAAGCTTTAGAATTGAATAACCATTTAATGGCTCAGGGTGATTCTGTATATATGAGACAGATTCAAATCTTTTACATTAACATAGGAAGTGTATACATGCAGAATAAAAACTACAAAGCTGCCATTGAATACATGAATAAAGCGGTTGATGCATCTTTATTAAATAACGATATAGTACAATTAGCAAAAGCAACAAATAATCTGGGTGAGATTTACTTATTATTAAAAGATTATAATAACGCCCGTAAATTTATTCAGGAAGGTATAAAACATCGCCAAAAAATAAACGATTTAATAGGCATAGCAAGGTCAAATGTTAATTTGGTGGATTATTATATTGCAAACAATCATTTGGATAGTGCGGTTTTGGTAAATAAGGATGCCATTGGAATAGGTGAGAACTTAAGTGCCTTAGATATTCTAAAAGAGTCGTACGAGCAAAAAGCTAAAATATATGAGCAGTTGCAGCAATTTGATGTTGCTAATGAAGCACTTAAGAAATTCTACCAGTTTAAAGACAGTATTCAGAATGAGTCGGTTATTGAAAAAACGACTCGACTACAAATGGAATATGAATATAATAAGATAGAGGAAATTCGTAAACAGGAACACTTTCAATTCCGGATTAAGGTTTATTTAGCAATTGCTTTATTGGTGTTGTTGCTGGTAATATTTGTTCTTTTATTCTTCTTGTGGAGAAGCAAAGCTCTTCGTGAGATTATAGAAAAGGATAGCTTAAAAAAGGATCTTGAATTAAAGAATAAAGAGCTCACCACAAATGTAATGTACCTCTTGAAGAAGAATGAATTAATAACCAACGTTTCCAATCGTCTGTTAACACTAAAGAACAAGCTTAAAGTTGAAGAAAAAGACACAATTCAAAGAATCATCTTTGATCTTCAGGCTGGAGCAGATACAGAGGTGTGGGAAGAATTTGAACTCCGTTTTCAACAAGTACATAATGACTTTTATAAGAATTTGCAGCAACAAGCTCCTGATTTAACTCCATCTGAGCTTAAAATTTGTGCTTTTCTCAAATTAAATATGAATAGTAAAGAAATATCTGCACTAATTCATCAGAGTATAAAAAGTGTAGAGGTCAAACGATCAAAAATTAGAAAGAAATTGGGATTAACGAATACAGATACCAATTTAGTCACCTTTTTAAATGAATTGTAG
- a CDS encoding glycoside hydrolase family 43 protein gives MKKNYLFTFLLITSLFLLRGTQVSAVTLTSSEIETLYNNYFNPTSYRYVTVHDPSVVIGYQTGSTISGEYSEGATKVYYIFGSHLAWAYSTDLENWTSFTNNINSSYQTIFAEPASWSAKGSTNYNVSGNMWAPDVIWNKDMQKWCMYMSINGDYWYSSVVLLTASTLNGNWTYEGPVVYSGFTNQTEASETDFYDVINISEGFPSRYLLNRNGSHTYGQNAIDPDVTYDEQGNLWMAYGSWFGGIYMLRLNKNTGLRDYTYTYTTTDGTAANATSDEYQGIKIAGGNHVSGEAAYIEYINDKYYLFVTNGGLTATGGYNMRVYASNNATGPYVDMTGQDARYSSTNTGVGATNGNVGLRLMSYYKWSWMDKGFTAQGHNSAVVDDDGKSYLVYHTRFNDGTEGHQVRVHQLFHTKNGYITAAPFEYSGETLGTEAFATEDIAGAYGILYHGTGTDYANLECVEEKEIVLNSDGSVTGAYTGTWSQAADGPYITLSINGITFQGVLVTQKMERLNHNTLCFSAVGSDISVFGYKKAGVGKPFPDDALVAYNATKFNGTIPSKAYSGAQLSLPTDGFYDVSYSWSWDNSLISPEGIVQDITNNTTTDLTLTISCGDYNYIITYSIQLIAQSIADLLPIEEAAIMDSYASISEFANATPDNNINNKTGLSLSFYLENITSDWDLIAHSSDNLYSLFLSVLRYNSADFYEAKATLSSAAISAGYSAANAWQIFLNTNCYLTVSYNVNGSISYYKDGELMLTYQPTTTPSYGSGVTPADIVTAVLGYYRNGQLIFDYNATNIVVGYSADLDLSTYEPIDVSEYAFYEDYDYVGLVSSWSSPYGALTSIYNSSEGSTYIQLATGGGSGNRSALNVFSNVSSLTNYNFSFDVCLTPGNVVDRSVSEVALISTDNNNQTNNTTSSGYIFRLVTPTFNGSNGNTWYVNGSTSSVLTIEPGTWVRISGIVNLTANTADVTITDRSTGNSIYNGITSINGNGLLKGLWLLAGRGIGTLGVDNIKVKEGNYSTGIITTEIKINYNSELEVYNLSGVLVAKGKLTSLNLPSSIYIVRQGKHVQKLFIRSH, from the coding sequence ATGAAAAAAAACTACCTATTTACCTTTTTATTAATTACAAGTTTATTTTTATTAAGAGGCACTCAGGTTTCAGCAGTTACACTAACAAGCAGTGAAATAGAAACACTTTACAACAACTATTTTAATCCCACATCCTATAGATATGTAACTGTTCATGATCCATCTGTGGTTATCGGATATCAAACAGGGTCTACCATTTCCGGAGAATATTCTGAGGGTGCAACAAAGGTTTATTACATTTTTGGTTCGCATTTAGCATGGGCTTATTCAACCGATCTCGAAAATTGGACTTCTTTTACAAATAATATTAACAGTTCATACCAAACTATATTTGCAGAGCCGGCATCATGGTCCGCCAAAGGCAGTACCAATTATAACGTAAGTGGTAATATGTGGGCTCCTGATGTTATCTGGAATAAAGACATGCAAAAGTGGTGCATGTACATGAGTATCAATGGAGACTATTGGTATAGTTCAGTGGTTTTGCTTACTGCCAGTACTCTAAATGGTAATTGGACCTATGAAGGCCCTGTTGTTTATTCAGGATTTACAAATCAGACAGAAGCTTCGGAAACTGACTTTTATGATGTTATAAACATATCAGAAGGATTTCCTTCTCGTTATTTATTAAATAGAAACGGTAGCCATACTTACGGACAAAATGCTATTGACCCGGATGTAACTTATGATGAACAAGGGAATTTATGGATGGCTTATGGTTCGTGGTTCGGTGGAATTTATATGTTACGTCTTAATAAAAATACAGGTCTAAGGGATTATACATATACCTATACAACAACAGACGGAACTGCAGCGAATGCAACGTCAGATGAATATCAGGGTATAAAAATAGCCGGAGGAAATCATGTTTCTGGTGAGGCCGCATATATAGAATATATTAATGACAAATATTACTTGTTTGTAACAAACGGTGGTCTAACTGCAACAGGTGGTTATAATATGCGTGTTTATGCTTCTAATAATGCCACCGGACCATATGTAGACATGACCGGGCAGGACGCCAGATACTCCTCTACCAATACTGGAGTGGGTGCCACTAATGGTAATGTTGGGTTACGTCTAATGTCTTACTACAAGTGGAGTTGGATGGACAAAGGTTTCACTGCACAGGGGCATAATTCGGCAGTGGTTGATGATGATGGAAAAAGTTATCTGGTATATCATACACGTTTTAACGATGGTACAGAAGGACACCAGGTAAGAGTTCATCAACTGTTTCACACAAAAAACGGTTACATCACTGCAGCACCTTTCGAATATTCCGGTGAAACATTAGGAACCGAAGCCTTTGCAACCGAAGATATAGCCGGAGCATATGGCATTCTTTATCACGGAACAGGTACAGACTATGCCAACCTCGAATGTGTTGAAGAAAAAGAAATTGTACTTAATTCCGATGGATCTGTAACAGGCGCTTATACCGGAACATGGTCGCAAGCAGCAGACGGACCTTACATTACCCTTTCGATCAACGGTATTACATTTCAGGGTGTATTAGTAACTCAAAAGATGGAGCGATTAAACCATAACACACTGTGTTTCTCTGCAGTGGGAAGCGACATTTCGGTTTTTGGATACAAAAAAGCAGGTGTTGGAAAGCCATTCCCGGATGATGCTCTTGTAGCCTATAATGCTACAAAATTTAACGGTACCATACCTTCCAAAGCATACAGTGGCGCTCAACTTTCGTTACCAACCGATGGTTTTTACGACGTAAGCTACTCATGGAGCTGGGACAATTCATTGATCAGTCCGGAAGGTATCGTTCAGGATATTACAAACAATACAACCACTGACTTAACATTAACAATATCCTGTGGTGATTATAACTATATCATAACCTATTCAATTCAATTAATCGCGCAGAGCATTGCTGATCTGTTACCAATTGAAGAAGCTGCGATAATGGACTCGTATGCAAGCATATCAGAGTTTGCTAATGCCACACCAGACAATAACATCAACAATAAAACAGGATTATCACTTAGTTTCTATCTTGAAAATATTACAAGCGACTGGGATCTGATAGCTCACTCTTCGGATAACCTGTACAGTTTGTTTCTATCAGTATTACGATATAACAGCGCTGACTTCTACGAAGCTAAAGCAACCTTATCGTCTGCCGCAATATCAGCAGGATACTCGGCAGCTAATGCCTGGCAAATATTTCTTAACACCAATTGTTATTTAACAGTATCTTATAACGTAAATGGTTCAATCTCCTATTATAAAGATGGAGAATTGATGCTTACCTACCAGCCAACAACAACACCAAGTTATGGCTCAGGTGTTACTCCTGCCGATATAGTAACTGCCGTATTAGGCTATTATCGTAATGGACAACTTATTTTTGATTATAATGCAACAAACATTGTTGTTGGTTATTCGGCCGATCTTGATTTATCTACCTATGAACCAATAGATGTTTCGGAATATGCTTTTTATGAAGATTATGACTATGTTGGTTTAGTATCATCCTGGTCCAGTCCATACGGTGCTTTAACAAGCATATATAATTCATCAGAAGGAAGCACTTACATACAGTTAGCTACGGGTGGTGGCTCGGGTAACAGAAGCGCTTTGAATGTGTTCAGTAATGTAAGTAGCCTTACAAATTATAATTTCTCATTTGATGTTTGCTTAACTCCTGGTAATGTTGTTGATCGATCAGTAAGTGAAGTAGCCTTGATCAGTACCGATAATAACAATCAAACAAACAATACAACAAGCTCGGGATATATATTCCGACTAGTTACTCCTACTTTTAATGGTAGCAATGGAAATACATGGTATGTAAATGGATCAACCTCTTCTGTCCTCACCATTGAGCCGGGAACTTGGGTAAGAATCAGTGGAATTGTAAACCTTACAGCTAATACTGCTGATGTTACTATTACTGACCGTTCAACAGGTAACTCAATTTACAACGGTATCACCTCAATAAATGGCAATGGTTTACTTAAGGGACTATGGTTACTTGCCGGGCGTGGCATTGGAACTTTGGGTGTTGACAACATCAAGGTTAAAGAAGGTAATTACAGTACCGGTATTATCACAACAGAAATTAAAATTAATTATAACAGTGAACTGGAAGTGTATAATCTATCGGGTGTTTTAGTTGCAAAAGGTAAATTAACATCTCTCAATTTGCCATCGAGCATCTATATTGTTCGACAAGGTAAACATGTTCAAAAGCTCTTTATTAGATCTCATTAA